The nucleotide sequence CTTAACGGCTACTCCTGGCCGGGCAATGTCCGCGAGTTGATGAATATTGCCGAACGACTCACCGTCATCGGCAGCAATGAGGTTATCAGCGAGGAGGACGTCCGGGCCGGGTTCGACCAAGGGGTGGATGCACTGCCGCTCGGATTTGCGGGGGCGACCAGGAAACAAGGCGGACATCCGGTGGCCGGCGGGCCTGGCAAGCCCAAGCTGAACAAAGCGGTGCTGATTAATGTTCTTCAGGAGGTCGATTACCACTATACCAAGGCGGCGGCCAAGCTGGGAATAAGCAGAACCACCCTGTGGCGCTGGCTGAAGGAATGTGATATGTAACATAGTGAACAGTTGAAACGAACGTTTCATTTTGTCTGTTCGTCATTTCCCCGCCGACGGCGAACTCTCTTCCCGTTAAATCTTAACAAAATCTTCGGTCGGCCGGAAGGCCGGCTGATTTTTTTCATTGGCATGAATATTGCAACTATTTACAATAGCGGTAGCGCACCCGGTAAGGAAAATAATCTTCGCAAAGCGACCGGCGTCGCCTATGCCAGTCTGTTTTTAGAAGGGAGATGCGGAAATGCAGATTAACAAGGAAACGTGCATCAATTGCGGTTTGTGCGTGTCAAGATGTCCGGTCGGGGCTATCAAGACCGATATGCCGGCGGGAGTAGGGATCGACTTCGACGAGTGTGTAGAGTGCGGGGTGTGCCTGCGCTGGCGGGTGTGTCCGACCGATTCCTTATATCAGCAGGAGCTGAAATGGCCCCGGACGATCAGGAGCATCATGAGCGACGTGCTGACGATCGCCGAGGAATCGCAGATCTCGGGCCGGGGAACCGAGGAAATGAAGACGAACGACGTCACGGGTCGCTTCAAAAAAGGCTGGGTGGGGCTCGCCATGGAACTGGGCCGGCCTGGGGTCGCCACCAGAATGTACGACGTGGAAAAGGTGGCAATGGCGGTTGCTAAAGAAGGGGTGGAGTTTGAAAAACAAAACCCGATCACGAGTATGATGGCTGATCAAAACACGGGAAAATTCAAAGAAGAGCTTCTGAACGAGCGGGTGCTGT is from Sporomusaceae bacterium and encodes:
- a CDS encoding 4Fe-4S binding protein, yielding MQINKETCINCGLCVSRCPVGAIKTDMPAGVGIDFDECVECGVCLRWRVCPTDSLYQQELKWPRTIRSIMSDVLTIAEESQISGRGTEEMKTNDVTGRFKKGWVGLAMELGRPGVATRMYDVEKVAMAVAKEGVEFEKQNPITSMMADQNTGKFKEELLNERVLSAIIEFGVREEQVPAILKKLEEVAPTLDTVFSLDICSKVSGDGTSPHVAIVEDMGLWLSPNGKINIGLGRPLAKED